In Xiphophorus maculatus strain JP 163 A chromosome 2, X_maculatus-5.0-male, whole genome shotgun sequence, one genomic interval encodes:
- the LOC102227587 gene encoding transmembrane and coiled-coil domain protein 3-like codes for MPGVSVSVRSLSEVEKYLSSRMDRNTEAGFLGLPLSMRRGSSYNNLDLDFNDGSPCQALVSEVHRSRSCLDNLQQKILKVTEQLKIEQAARDENVVEYLKLVNSVDKQQLGRIKQVFEKKNNKSSQNIAQMQKKLEQYHRKMKDSEVLQSPPSRPPLAKRSTIPRESPRQLRDMTSSGRHPTMDKIKTIGPGVSLSPPFFFSKPREFANLIRNKFGSADNIAQLKSNLDTSSDGAGKGLSSSTSLVSKAKYPSDDECSSISADSNGNLGMGGAVAGQGQQPGGDGQGRLELCFEEVREMREVQSQLEEEMDEIKEQFKREYGILSQTLQEERYRYEHLEDQLNDLTELHQNEMANLKQELASIEERVAYQAQERARDIQEALESCQTRVSKLELQQQHQQQTVQLESPDARVLLGKSINIMLAIITVILVCVSTAAKFAAPLMKSRYHMVATLLGLCFLTVFWKNWDRLQYAIDRLLMAD; via the exons ATGCCCGGGGTAAGCGTGTCCGTGCGAAGTTTGTCTGAAGTGGAGAAATACCTCAGCAGCCGGATG GACCGGAACACAGAGGCCGGATTCCTCGGCCTGCCTCTATCGATGCGTCGGGGTTCTTCGTACAACAACCTGGATCTGGACTTCAACGACGGGAGCCCCTGCCAGGCTCTCGTCTCGGAGGTCCACCGGAGTCGCTCCTGCCTGGACAACCTCCAGCAGAAGATCCTGAAAGTCACGGAGCAGCTGAAGATCGAGCAGGCCGCCAGAGATGAGAACGTGGTGGAGTATCTAAAGCTGGTGAACAGCGTGGACAAGCAGCAGCTGGGGCGCATCAAGCAGGTGTTTGAGAAGAAGAACAACAAGTCGTCGCAGAACATCGCGCAGATGCAGAAGAAGCTGGAGCAGTACCATCGAAAGATGAAGGACAGCGAGGTCCTTCAAAGCCCACCGTCCCGGCCGCCTTTGGCCAAACGCAGCACCATACCCAGGGAGTCACCTCGACAGCTGAGGGACATGACCAGCAGCGGGCGCCACCCGACCATGGACAAGATCAAAACCATCGGGCCCGGCGTTTCTCTCTCCCCTCCTTTCTTCTTCAGCAAGCCCAGGGAGTTTGCCAACCTCATCCGGAACAAATTTGGCAGCGCAGATAACATTGCTCAGCTCAAAAGCAACTTGGACACGTCGTCCGACGGCGCGGGGAAGGGGCTGAGCAGCAGCACGTCTTTGGTGAGCAAGGCCAAGTATCCTAGCGACGACGAATGCTCCTCAATTTCAGCAGACAGCAATGGGAACCTCGGCATGGGTGGAGCCGTGGCAGGGCAGGGGCAACAGCCGGGGGGAGACGGCCAGGGCAGGTTGGAGCTGTGCTTCGAGGAGGTGAGAGAGATGAGAGAGGTCCAGAGCCAgctggaggaagagatggatgagaTTAAAGAGCAGTTCAAGAGGGAGTACGGTATTCTGAGCCAAACACTACAAGAGGAGAGGTACAG GTATGAGCATCTGGAGGATCAGCTGAATGACCTGACAGAACTTCATCAAAACGAGATGGCAAATCTGAAGCAGGAGCTGGCCAGCATAGAGGAGCGGGTGGCCTACCAGGCCCAGGAAAGAGCCCGGGACATACAG GAAGCCCTGGAGTCGTGTCAGACTCGCGTCTCCAAGCtggagctccagcagcagcaccagcagcaaaCGGTGCAGCTCGAGAGCCCAGATGCTCGGGTCTTACTGGGGAAGAGCATTAACATCATGCTAGCCATCATCACCGTCATCCTGGTGTGCGTCTCCACCGCTGCCAAGTTCGCCGCTCCGCTGATGAAGAGCCGGTATCACATGGTTGCGACGCTGCTGGGCTTGTGCTTTCTGACCGTGTTCTGGAAGAACTGGGACCGTTTACAGTATGCCATAGACAGACTGCTGATGGCCGATTAA
- the LOC102227843 gene encoding nuclear receptor subfamily 2 group C member 1, with protein sequence MDGQTHKIQLVSTDNSMALGHRIQIVTDQQTGQKIQIVTALEPSSPGKQQFILANADYSPGGKVILAKQECSPNKVILASSDGSGVNQLLFAAPELAGQQIQFVTDSSDQSIIKPVVEYCVVCGDKASGRHYGAVSCEGCKGFFKRSIRKNLVYTCRGSGECAINKLHRNRCQYCRLQRCIALGMKQDSVQCERKPVEVATREKSMNCAASTEKIYIRKNLCSPLAATPTFVSEKETARSTSLLESSMLLNIQHPFPKLENTILIPASPDKDDLSQGDLGTLANVVSSLAHLNKARELSDGGNDVLGAETLSNGDGSMSDIKVEDHTASDITRAFDTLAKVLHPDDGSAGESLETTMQLMSGDQSGPVVELDGPVLSESHIPFKLMMPLPVPEYLNVNYICESASRLLFLSMHWARSIPAFQALGGQDNDINLMKACWNELFALGLAQCSNIMNVGTILSAIINHLQTSLQEEKLSPERGKVVMEHIWRMQEFCNSMSKLSPDSYEYAYLKAIVLFSPDHPGIDNIPQIEMFQEKAYMELQDYVTRTYPEDSYRLSKLLLRLPALRLISAAVTEELFFAGLIGNVQIDSIIPYILKMESTDYNSQAGSGV encoded by the exons ATGGATGGACAGACTCACAAGATTCAGCTTGTGTCAACAGACAACAGCATGGCTTTAGGACATCGAATCCAG ATCGTAACTGATCAGCAGACCGGGCAGAAGATCCAAATTGTCACAGCACTTGAGCCATCCTCCCCGGGGAAGCAACAGTTCATCTTGGCGAATGCCGACTATTCCCCTGGCGGGAAGGTGATTCTGGCCAAGCAGGAATGCTCTCCTAACAAGGTGATCCTCGCCTCTTCGGATGGCTCCGGGGTCAACCAGCTGCTTTTTGCTGCCCCCGAACTGGCAGGACAGCAGATTCAG TTTGTGACTGACAGCTCGGACCAGTCTATCATCAAGCCTGTGGTGGAGTACTGTGTTGTCTGTGGGGACAAGGCATCAG GGCGTCACTATGGAGCCGTCAGCTGCGAGGGCTGCAAGGGCTTCTTCAAACGTAGCATTAGAAAGAACCTGGTGTATACCTGCAGGGGATCTGGAGAATGTGCCATTAACAAACTACACCGAAACCGCTGCCAGTACTGCCGACTACAGCGCTGTATAGCTTTGGGCATGAAGCAGGATT CTGTGCAGTGTGAACGCAAGCCCGTCGAAGTTGCCACCAGAGAGAAATCGATGAATTGTGCAGCCTCCACGGAAAAGATCTACATCCGAAAGAACCTTTGTAGTCCTCTGGCTGCCACGCCCACTTTTGTATCTGAGAAGGAAACTGCTCG ATCTACGAGTTTGCTTGAGTCTAGCATGTTGCTCAACATACAGCACCCCTTCCCTAAGCTGGAAAACACCATCCTGATTCCAGCCTCCCCTGATAAG GATGATCTATCTCAAGGGGACCTTGGTACTTTAGCAAATGTAGTGTCATCACTCGCCCACCTCAACAAGGCCAGGGAGCTGAGCGACGGCGGGAACGACGTATTGGGAGCCGAAACGCTCAGCAACGGCGACGGCTCCATGTCGGACATCAAAGTTGAAGATCACACTGCGAGTGATATCACCAG AGCTTTTGACACGTTGGCCAAAGTCCTACATCCTGACGACGGCTCGGCCGGAGAATCTTTAGAAACCACCATGCAGCTGATGTCGGGGGACCAGTCGGGTCCAGTGGTGGAGCTGGATGGGCCTGTGCTTTCTGAGAGCCATATCCCTTTCAAG CTTATGATGCCTTTGCCGGTACCAGAGTACCTCAATGTCAACTACATCTGTGAGTCCGCGTCCCGGCTACTTTTTCTCTCTATGCACTGGGCACGCTCCATACCTGCCTTTCAAGCCTTAGG TGGACAAGACAATGACATTAACTTGATGAAAGCCTGCTGGAATGAACTTTTTGCCCTGGGCCTGGCACAGTGCTCCAACATTATGAATGTTGGTACCATTCTAAGTGCTATTATCAACCATCTGCAGACCAGCTTACAGGAAG AAAAGCTGTCCCCGGAGAGAGGAAAAGTGGTAATGGAGCACATCTGGAGGATGCAGGAGTTCTGCAACAGCATGTCCAAGCTGTCCCCAGACTCTTATGAATATGCCTACCTCAAAGCTATTGTTCTCTTCAGCCCTG ATCACCCCGGCATAGACAACATCCCGCAGATCGAGATGTTCCAGGAAAAAGCGTACATGGAGCTGCAGGACTACGTTACGAGGACCTACCCCGAGGACTCTTATCG GTTATCCAAGCTGTTGCTGCGTCTTCCGGCCCTCAGGCTAATAAGCGCAGCTGTCACGGAGGAGCTGTTTTTCGCCGGGCTCATCGGCAACGTGCAGATTGACAGCATCATCCCTTACATCCTCAAGATGGAATCCACTGATTATAACAGCCAAGCGGGCTCTGGTGTCTGA